The following are encoded in a window of Fulvia fulva chromosome 7, complete sequence genomic DNA:
- a CDS encoding Stress response protein, with the protein MSTTKAPAPPANGVITAPPPGNRKKQKRRAKQAAKSASQVPSVPPPPAGYEEDALRYDDEEDDFEEDEPEYYEDEQHDAPPPMPPTNGLHPPPPPVGMKKTKKKHAPALSPHHHHHHHHHHAYDPRMSPPPLPQHAPPPPGMMRPSMRHGHSHDNIWNTTSAQERQNIKEFWLELSEEQRKGLLKIEKEAVLKKMKAQQKHSCSCTVCGRKRTAIEEELEVLYEGYYEELEQYAHHDIPPLPSTDGMIPPPLQQRQHPFAHPPPPMPPQHRTSHLHEHLDEDEFSDEEEEEEYSGDEEDDEPYSDEELDQGPEPEPPRGHPGVPDFFNFGSHLTVKDNLLTVADDLLKNDGRKFIEMMEQLAERRMQRESRSQYEAEHHAGYPPDENSYSHEDPLATEEYDDDDASYDSQDDFDDEMEEEDEMVSHRELEMASRRMFQIFAARMFEQRVLTAYREKVATERQMKLLEEIDNEDKLQAQREAKKQRDAQKKKDKKKQQAQAKAEEKAKRDAEKAEEERQLREAEEKKQEDQRRRREEQRKKREEEKKKQEEEKARKEAERLRRQQEEQQRREEAERKAREQKAAEKAKKDEARKKEREEREAREKEARERKAQEEKDKREREAKAKAEKEAKEREKSAQQAASAPHPPQITKRPSQAGMVAIPGVFPKQTQSGISSPHPQVATPAIPKAPTPAKHRQASQQRGSSHASSPRQSNSLPSGAPSKSSSPGSVGQQQNQVQPKTIMQKPSNHQAGQQQPPHIPASYPLPQQHIQPPPGMAHPQQHHGGFGHMSPMAFPAFPGPQGPFAPSMGQRGPMPMFPPHQGPPPMGLPNRMPFGAPGMNGMAPPPGMIPPPMRGFPYDAPGQAPPGFGQALHHNQTSPLGPSPGASGGDAPRTSISGHSRQQSSEKERFESAANQPIARPAPIQRPSSVRPPGAERTTLNAEVDAMSQHLGSSALLDDTEEQMLPGMQDSRRHSQIPAGSRGIPIPNAGMHPTGGFGGPNGGFGTPGSTWNTPAMPFGSSPGLQSNWGSLPNPGMGGWMNNNFAPNGFGSMAPGVMNGRAPGLSQPRPLVIRQEICKACQQLSNASRGEGDGYNKVDVLLQQVENNHPPLDAPITLQEVEDICETEGDSHNGGGELSLRRDDDGNVEVKWEDHASTPDQGRGSMGLGEIGSPMPSKTSPAVGFGAPGMPRAFGSLGAVGNPNV; encoded by the exons ATGTCGACCACGAAGGCCCCGGCGCCGCCAGCAAACGGCGTCATAACAGCTCCGCCGCCAGGAAATCGGAAGAAGCAGAAGAGGCGTGCAAAGCAAGCGGCCAAGAGCGCATCGCAGGTACCCTCCGTGCCTCCTCCCCCGGCCGGCTATGAAGAGGACGCATTGCGGTATGACGACGAGGAAGATGACTTCGAGGAGGACGAGCCGGAATACTACGAGGACGAGCAACACGACGCACCGCCGCCTATGCCTCCGACGAATGGTCTGCACCCGCCTCCGCCACCTGTGGGCATGAAGAAGACCAAGAAGAAACATGCCCCGGCGCTGAGTCCGCATCACCACCACcatcaccaccaccaccatgCATACGATCCACGCATGTCCCCACCCCCTCTGCCCCAACATGCACCTCCTCCGCCCGGCATGATGAGACCTTCCATGCGGCATGGACACAGCCACGATAACATCTGGAATACCACCTCAGCTCAGGAGCGGCAAAACATCAAAGAGTTCTGGCTGGAGCTTAGCGAGGAGCAGCGCAAGGGACTGTTGAAGATCGAGAAGGAGGCGGTTCTTAAGAAGATGAAGGCTCAGCAGAAGCACTCGTGCTCCTGTACAGTCTGCGGGCGTAAGCGGACTGCAATCGAGGAGGAACTCGAAGTCCTTTACGAAGGCTACTACGAGGAGCTGGAGCAGTACGCACATCACGATATTCCGCCTCTACCTTCCACGGACGGCATGATTCCTCCGCCGCTGCAGCAGCGACAGCATCCATTCGCGCACCCTCCACCGCCCATGCCACCGCAACACAGGACCAGCCACTTGCACGAACACCTGGACGAGGACGAATTTAGTGACGAGGAGGAAGAAGAGGAGTACAGTGGTGACGAGGAAGACGACGAGCCGTACTCGGATGAAGAATTGGACCAGGGGCCTGAGCCTGAGCCGCCGCGAGGGCACCCAGGCGTGCCGGACTTTTTCAATTTCGGCTCACATCTGACTGTCAAAG ACAACCTCCTCACGGTAGCCGACGACCTGCTCAAAAACGACGGCCGAAAGTTCATCGAAATGATGGAACAGCTCGCCGAGCGTCGCATGCAACGTGAGAGTCGGTCACAGTACGAGGCAGAACATCATGCAGGCTACCCGCCCGATGAGAACTCCTACAGTCACGAAGATCCCCTGGCAACAGAGGAATACGACGATGACGATGCCTCGTACGACAGCCAAGACGATTTCGACGACGAAATGGAAGAAGAGGACGAGATGGTGAGCCATCGCGAGCTTGAAATGGCAA GTCGACGAATGTTTCAAATATTTGCTGCTCGCATGTTCGAGCAGCGTGTTTTGACAGCATATCGAGAAAAGGTCGCCACCGAAAGACAAATGAAGCTTCTCGAGGAAATTGACAACGAAGACAAGCTCCAAGCCCAGCGCGAGGCGAAGAAGCAGCGGGATGCGCAAAAGAAAAAGGACAAGAAGAAACAGCAAGCGCAAGCCAAAGCCGAGGAGAAAGCCAAGCGAGATGCCGAGAAAGCTGAGGAGGAGCGTCAACTGCGAGAGGCCGAGGAGAAGAAGCAGGAGGATCAGCGGAGGAGGAGAGAGGAGCAGCGGAAGAAGAGAGAAGAGGAAAAGAAGAAGCAAGAAGAGGAGAAGGCGCGCAAGGAGGCTGAGAGGTTACGGCGGCAGCAAGAAGAACAGCAACGCCGAGAGGAAGCCGAACGTAAAGCGAGGGAGCAGAAGGCTGCCGAGAAGGCCAAGAAGGACGAAGCACGAAAGAAAGAGCGCGAGGAGCGAGAGGCACGAGAAAAGGAGGCTCGTGAGCGCAAAGCCCAAGAAGAAAAAGACAAGCGGGAACGTGAAGCAAAGGCGAAAGCTGAGAAGGAGGCAAAAGAGCGCGAGAAGTCTGCGCAACAGGCTGCTTCGGCGCCGCATCCTCCTCAGATCACGAAGCGTCCCTCGCAAGCTGGCATGGTGGCCATACCTGGAGTCTTTCCCAAGCAGACACAGTCTGGCATCTCTTCGCCCCATCCGCAAGTCGCAACACCTGCGATACCCAAGGCGCCCACTCCAGCGAAGCACCGACAAGCATCGCAGCAACGAGGCAGCTCGCATGCGTCTTCTCCGAGACAATCGAATTCTCTGCCTTCTGGCGCACCTAGCAAGAGCTCATCCCCCGGAAGTGTCGGACAGCAACAAAATCAGGTTCAGCCAAAGACTATAATGCAAAAGCCCAGTAACCACCAAGCTGGTCAGCAACAACCTCCGCATATACCCGCTTCGTATCCACTACCGCAACAACACATTCAACCTCCGCCTGGTATGGCTCATCCACAGCAACACCATGGCGGCTTTGGACATATGTCACCCATGGCCTTCCCGGCCTTTCCAGGACCCCAAGGACCATTCGCTCCAAGCATGGGACAGAGAGGACCAATGCCAATGTTCCCACCCCACCAAGGACCGCCACCAATGGGTCTGCCTAATCGCATGCCTTTTGGCGCGCCCGGTATGAATGGAATGGCACCTCCACCAGGCATGATACCGCCTCCGATGAGAGGCTTCCCGTATGATGCGCCTGGGCAAGCGCCACCTGGCTTTGGTCAAGCATTGCATCACAACCAAACATCTCCGTTAGGCCCTTCACCAGGAGCATCGGGCGGCGATGCACCCAGGACGAGCATAAGTGGACACTCGCGGCAACAATCATCCGAGAAGGAGAGATTCGAGTCTGCTGCCAACCAACCAATTGCTCGACCAGCGCCGATCCAGCGTCCAAGCAGTGTGAGACCTCCCGGTGCAGAGCGAACGACTTTGAACGCCGAAGTAGATGCCATGAGTCAGCACTTAGGTAGTTCCGCGCTGCTTGACGACACAGAGGAGCAGATGCTGCCCGGCATGCAAGACAGCAGGCGACACTCGCAGATCCCAGCCGGCAGTCGAGGCATACCCATTCCTAACGCTGGCATGCACCCCACCGGTGGGTTTGGTGGACCCAATGGCGGGTTTGGCACGCCAGGCAGCACATGGAACACTCCCGCAATGCCATTCGGCTCCAGTCCAGGTCTTCAGAGCAACTGGGGCAGTCTGCCCAACCCTGGAATGGGCGGCTGGATGAACAATAACTTTGCACCGAACGGCTTTGGCTCGATGGCACCTGGTGTGATGAACGGTCGCGCCCCTGGGCTCTCGCAACCCCGACCATTGGTCATTCGGCAAGAGATCTGCAAAGCGTGCCAACAACTATCCAATGCAAGCCGTGGCGAAGGCGATGGTTACAACAAGGTTGACGTTCTCCTCCAGCAAGTCGAAAACAATCACCCACCACTTGACGCACCCATCACTCTACAGGAAGTCGAAGACATCTGCGAGACAGAAGGCGATAGCCATAACGGGGGCGGCGAACTGTCTCTGCGGAGAGACGACGACGGCAATGTCGAGGTGAAGTGGGAAGACCACGCCAGTACGCCGGACCAAGGACGAGGATCTATGGGTCTTGGTGAAATAGGATCTCCCATGCCGAGCAAGACCTCTCCTGCCGTTGGCTTTGGCGCACCTGGCATGCCTCGTGCTTTTGGCAGTCTTGGAGCAGTTGGAAATCCGAATGTGTAG
- a CDS encoding GTP-binding protein rho2, whose protein sequence is MAAQQDQVMRRQALIDVPRRKLVIIGDGACGKTSLLSVFTLGYFPTRYVPTVFENYVTDCRVDGKSVQLALWDTAGQEDYERLRPLAYSQAHVILIAFSVSSPDSLHNITTKWHPEVLERCPNVPIILVGLKKDLRDDPIAQEEMRKRSEKFLTPDEGEEVRKRISAKKYLECSSLSGEGVDDVFEAATRQSLLSGDHKEQGGCCVIL, encoded by the exons ATGGCGGCACAGCAGGACCAGGTTATGCGGAG GCAGGCATTGATTGATGTTCCTCGCAGGAAGCTCGTCATAATAGGCGATGGTGCTTGTGGAAAGACATCGCTGCTCAGCGTCTTCACCCTCGGCTACTTTCCAACT AGATATGTACCGACAGTATTCGAGAATTATGTCACCGACTGTAGAGTCGATGGCAAGTCGGTGCAACTAGCACTCTGGGACACAGCAGGCCAGGAAGACTACGAACGACTACGACCACTCGCCTACTCACAAGCGCATGTGATATTGATCGCATTCTCCGTCTCATCGCCAGACTCGCTACACAACATCACAACAAAATG GCATCCAGAGGTGCTAGAACGCTGCCCCAACGTCCCCATAATCCTCGTCGGCCTCAAGAAAGATCTCCGCGACGACCCCATAGCCCAGGAAGAAATGCGGAAACGATCCGAGAAGTTCCTGACCCCGGATGAAGGCGAAGAAGTGCGGAAACGAATATCCGCGAAGAAGTACCTCGAGTGCTCCAGTCTGTCAGGCGAGGGAGTCGACGATGTCTTCGAGGCGGCCACGCGCCAATCGCTGCTCAGCGGGGATCACAAAGAACAAGGCGGGTGCTGTGTTATACTATAA